A window of Macaca mulatta isolate MMU2019108-1 chromosome 7, T2T-MMU8v2.0, whole genome shotgun sequence genomic DNA:
ataattgatTGGGGTCTTTGTCACTACTTTCCAGATGGTCTATCAACTTATAGAAATAATACTTGAGTATTCTGGAGAGCTGGAGAGCAGACAACATGGCCATCCACACATTACAGACATACACAATACAGAGTGAGTGACCCACTAACTCTAACTAAAGGCTAATACATGATTACCTTTTAgtaatcaaaagaacaaagaatcaGAAGCAGTCTATTAATTAAACTGGGAGGTGTTCATGAAAATATCTAAACATCATTGCTTCAAGTTGACAAACAAGGGTAGAATATGGTCAGCCCCCTACAATTCTCATATAAAACTTGAGTCATAGTAAGAGTTGAAGAATGAAATGAAGTCCAGATATCACTACTATGTACATGttaaaacttagaaaaatgaTCTAATTATGCCTCTAGTTTCTGGACTTTTATGTGCATAGGTATTCACACTCATTATTATCTTTTATGCAGAAATAAATTCCCACtctcttatttgtttatttgtattatgGCACTATTCATTACTTTACTGTGTAGAACATGGTTGTAACCTGAAGAATTCAATTGTTGAATACAAAGTTGCTTAGCAAATTTCTATATTAATAAATAACTATTCCTCTTTCTTGTTAAAGTAAGTAAACTACAGAGCCATGCgtcaatatcttttatttttgttctttaagacTATTTATTTAGTAATTACATACATCTTTATCTTGTCTCTGAGTCTGAAAAGTTTTGTTTCTGTAAAACAGAgcctaaatgttttatttttacctcCCCAGAGAGTTGTAAAGATTAGTGTGACTAAAAATGGGTAGTGTCAGAAATTTTGCTTGctactatgaaaaaaataagcaaacatcaCATCATTGTTCCATTATAGTTTTACCAGCTACAATCTTAACGACTACCTTGAAGCATCGTGTTGTTGACTGACAATATGACAGTTTTGCACGTGTTCCTCTGTATGGCTGATTCCTGCACAAGCAGTTCTATTTGAGCTCATTGGAAAGATATTTAGATATTTCTCCTTATTGCCTGTCATTGCCTATAATAAAAGggcatttattttacataaattttataattcttaaaTTCAGCTTAATTATTGCACTAATAAGttcaaataaatatcattttataccTTCCAGGGAGTTATCTTTGGGAAAGAAACTACTCTattaattattagatttttctgTTGAAAGTTAACTTTTGATATCCAGAAAACCCTACAGAATGCCTTTAAAATCATGCCTCTCTATAACTGAAATGCCTTGTATTAACTGAATATCCTCCCTAACACATTTCCtagcaaataaaaattttcctCCTGAAAATCATGATGTAGGCCTTGTGGCTCACAGGTTTATTGACCATACACTCACTGAGCACCTAGGAAATCCCAGCTGCATTTAAGCATGCCTTTCTCAGTGAGGGAGTGAGAATGAATGGATGATTGCCAATGTGTCATGCTCTTTTGTAAACATGAATATGAGATGCCATTATCTGGGATATCCTCTTCATATCCCAGTTCACTCACCACATTCCATTCTGCTACAGTATGTGCCACCACAGTGAGATTTAAGATGTTGGTTTACAGACCATGGTTTATCGAACTTGGTGTTTTCTACCAAGTTGTTTTCTAAGTATTTATTACTAAATACTTAATAGTCATCCAATATTACTCTAAGAACAATATTGGATGCTATTGCTTAGTTGAGTGAATTCTctacataatattaaaataattttattaaaacataaattatttcatgCCACATCTGTACTTAAATCATTCTGGTGGCTTCTTATTGTACTGGAAAGATTCTTTTTAGCTCTCTGACATCACTCTCTTGCCACTCTCTGCCTTATAGTCTAAGCTGTAATCACACTGATCATTCACTTCCTTGAATAAGCCAAGGTCTTTCCCAGCATAGATCTTTGCACCGGCTGTTTCCCCTACCTAGAATGTCCATCACCTCTCTTTTCTCATGGTTGGCTCCTTTTAATCTTAAATGTAACTTCCTCAGAGAGGCCATCCTTGACCACTTAATTTAAAGCAAGTCTCTTCCATACTCTCTGACAGCACCCTGCTGTTTTATAGCATTTTTCACAGTCTGTAGTTAAAATTtgtttgttcatgtttttgttttctattttcactAGACTCTAAACTCCATGAAGGAAAGACTATATGTATGTCTTATTTATGGCTATAAACCTAGTATCTGGCACgtaataagtgctcagtaaatatttgtcaaatgaatgaataataagaTATCCCCATTTCATTGCTCTGATGGCAGATTTTGCCTGGATACTTGAGAGTGCCAGTAACTTCACCTGTTcaaagttttctttctctgtcaccaaAGTCATGTGGAAACTCACTTCGTCTGCTTCACTAGTGTTTGCTAAGCTGTTTATATGAGCATCTGGGTGAATGATGCAGGCAAGGGCTGCCCAGAGATCCCAAGGTTTGTTTAGACCTTGGTTATCCCTCcaacagaaaagcagaaagaggCAGTATATGTTGTGATAACAGCTTGAGTTTAAGTTGATACACTTAGGTTCACATGCTGCCTTCATTGTTTTCTAGCTGAGTGAGTTTGGGCGTGTTATTTGCTCTCTTCAAGCTTTAATTTCTTCATGTACAAACAAgcataataatatctacctttcaaagttgtgagaattaagtaaaTGCACAGTGCCTAGAATAATTTCCAGCACAGAGAAGATATTAATAACCATAGTGATTGCTACGACTCTCGGATATTGGACCAAGGATAATTTTATAAGTCTCACAGTTTGATAAATATGGTATGCAACTTATTCTTTGCAAGGCATTTCTTTAATTTGGAGCACCACATATCCTAAGGACgtagacattttcatttttcttctctcctctcctttctccccactAACTTGTTGAAGGcactcttcatttcttcattcctaAGGGTATAGATAATGGCGTTCAGCAGGGGGGTGACTGCAGTGAAAAACACAGATACCACCTTGTCCTCTGGGAGGCTGGTGGATGGGCGGGAATAGATGAAGATGCAGTGTCCCAGGAACAGTGTAACTACGGTGAGATGGGCTGCACAGGTGGACAGGGCCTTCCGCCTGCCCTTGGAGATCTGCTGCCTCAGACTCACCAGGATGACTGCGTAGGACACCACCAGGACCACAAAACAGACCACGGAGATCAGTCCACTGTTGGAGACTATGAGGATCTCAATGACGTGGGTGTCAGTGCAGGCCAGCTTGATCACCTGAGGTACGTCACAGAAGAAGTTGTCAATCTCATCAGGACCACAGTAGGGCAGCTTGATGGTGAGGGAGGTGAGGGCTATGGAGTGGATGGTCCCTCCTGTCCAGAGGGCCACAGCCAGCAGCACGCATACCTTCCAGTTCATCACTATCATGTACTGCAGGGGTTTACAAATGGCCACATACCGATCATAGGCCATGACAGTGAGGAGGAAGATCTCTGTGCAGGCAAAGAGGTGCAAGAAGAACATCTGGGTCACACAGGCATCCAAAGAGATGAGCTTTTCCTCTGACCAGGTGTCTCTCAGCATCTTGGGGACAGTGACAGTGGAGTGGCAGACATCAATAAAGGACAGGTTGCTGAGGAAGAAATACATGGGGGTATGGAGTCGGTGGTCATAGATAATAGTTATGACAATGAGAATGTTCCCAATAAGTGTCAGGACATAAAAAATGAGGAACATGGAAAACATAGCTATCTGTGCCTTCTGATTTACAGATAAACCTCTAAGCCAGAAATATGTCACTAAGGAAGTTTGATTGAGTAGGACAGCCTCTTCCATTCTCTTTGTTAGACAACCtgtaaagaattagaaaaaaaatctaatgtaaCACTTAATATCTGCATCAATCATTTGGTCATTGAATTTCTTTATGCCTTTTCTCTCCATCTAGAATTTGTGGTAAAATATcttgcatttcttttaaaaatccccaTTAACATCTTATGTCATGATACACCCATAGTAGGTACTTAACATACACTTttggaataataaaatagaaaattttcattcattaagagacataaaacaatcttgaagagggagagagagagagggaaagatcAAACAAGTTATTTCTCCCTTAATGTAGTAAGATATCAATGCTTAGATTTAGGTTATGGATTTTTACAGGAGAAGAAGTTAAGATTCTCCTTAactcaaatatataatttgttgAAGGCTACACAAATCTGGCTTCtgaacatagttttttttttttttttttaatagtcctGTAGACTGCACTTTTCATCAATCCAAACCACTTGCTCTGCTGTTGGCTTTGCCATGAGGCTCTGAGACTGTAATTTCCACGATATAACTTTCAGAGGGCAGAAGCTTTGTACCAAGCTACTGCACAATTGGCAATGTGACTATGATGTTCTTGAACAATTATTTAGAGAAGGCAGGATAAAACCCTGGAAGCCTTGGAAAATGTGGAAGTTGACCTCTCCTCCACCCCTCAGCTGAGAGCAGACTTATTCTTAAACTGGATGTCAAGATCCAAGCCTATAGCATTACTGTCTTGATCAGATTATTCTAGCTCTTTTCAAAGTCCCATTCTGTTGTCTGACTTACTGGCCCACAAGTAAAAcgaaaatagttattttcttttaaattatcctATGACGCAAgcaccactatttttttttttttttttaaataacgaGTATATGCATTATAGTCACAGGATTTTAGACCTTAAAGGGAATTGAGAGTCGagataatctattttttttcattttacaaattgaTAAAATGAGGCACAGGGAGGCAAATCAGCTGATCCAAGGTTACATGGAACTGGAGTCACAGCTGGCTCTGGAGGTCAAGTCTCCCGACTCTTGGTTCAGGCTTTCTCTGCTCTACCACCACTCTCGTCTGAGTGTTTGTGGTGGATGGTAGAATCAGGGAGTGAAGCAGAATATGTCTTAGtggcctctctcttcctctccttggtGTACTGAGTCAGACTGTGGGGCAGGGTTAGGGGGACTATGAGGAACGtctcttttctagctttcctTCATCATGTTGTTGCCCTGAGGCACACAGCCTTCCAGGGATGGCCCGCCCAAGGAAGCTGTCTTTCTTGGTTGTTTGGTCCCCACGATCTTTGCTACTTCTTTCCTATCACAGGTGACTACTGGAGATATATATCATTCCTCAAGATCAGGCTCCGCTCCCTGGTAGACTAATGAGTCAACCCCACACTGCTTCTGAAAATAGGCTAGAGAAGGCTCTTTATCTCCTCCtagctctctctttctcctcaaaTATCTCCTATACCTTATCATGCTGGCCTTCTGAGATAACAGCACTTTTTGTTGTCCATGTCAGAGGAATGACTAATGGTAGTGTCAAACCAAGGAACTGGAAAAGCAGTTCTGTGGCAAAGAAGACATTTTTGGGGCCAGGGAAGTCTTTCAGTTAACACTTAAAAATTAAACTCACTGTGTCAAGTGTTTGAAttaatgtttacagcagcatctAAATGTACCTATAGATTAATTTTACTGTTTAGAAATTTTTCTTCGAGTATTCATTTGAAGCTTTTGCTccaagaagtgattttttttaaagtgttcctGATTTACACTTGTTTTCATGGTTGCAAAATTCAAAGCGGAAGAACTGACCAAGAATGGGGCTAGGATTTTATTCAGTATGGGAAATTTCACCTGCACACACTGAAAAGGGTGTGCAGATCAAGAGCTAGGTCTGAAGTGAAGGCTTCTGTTCTCTCCTCATAGAATATGAATACACATTTTAAACTAAACCTTTCCCATCATTAtcgattttttttctatttctgtggagccaaaggaaaaaatgctTTGAGAAATGGAGCTGTGTTCAACTGTAGTAGAAAGAATATGGTGCACAAGAAGAAAACGTAGTGTTTATTGCATACATTTCAGGGAAACAGGGAAAGATgattaagaacaaaaataaaatccaactaAAATCTCGATAAAAGTCACCTGGGTTGTTTCTGATGCTCGCAGTACCTCCAAAAGTAACAGAAGTGTCAGTCCTTCAATATCAAGATTTTTATCTTCCAGTAGAAATAACAACTTATTTGAAGTTGGACAAGTCAGATAACCCCATTTACCTTGCTTTTTCCGTAAGAA
This region includes:
- the OR4E1 gene encoding olfactory receptor 4E1 isoform X2, which codes for MEEAVLLNQTSLVTYFWLRGLSVNQKAQIAMFSMFLIFYVLTLIGNILIVITIIYDHRLHTPMYFFLSNLSFIDVCHSTVTVPKMLRDTWSEEKLISLDACVTQMFFLHLFACTEIFLLTVMAYDRYVAICKPLQYMIVMNWKVCVLLAVALWTGGTIHSIALTSLTIKLPYCGPDEIDNFFCDVPQVIKLACTDTHVIEILIVSNSGLISVVCFVVLVVSYAVILVSLRQQISKGRRKALSTCAAHLTVVTLFLGHCIFIYSRPSTSLPEDKVVSVFFTAVTPLLNAIIYTLRNEEMKSAFNKLVGRKVFFTQYYIISV
- the OR4E1 gene encoding olfactory receptor 4E1 isoform X1, giving the protein MEEAVLLNQTSLVTYFWLRGLSVNQKAQIAMFSMFLIFYVLTLIGNILIVITIIYDHRLHTPMYFFLSNLSFIDVCHSTVTVPKMLRDTWSEEKLISLDACVTQMFFLHLFACTEIFLLTVMAYDRYVAICKPLQYMIVMNWKVCVLLAVALWTGGTIHSIALTSLTIKLPYCGPDEIDNFFCDVPQVIKLACTDTHVIEILIVSNSGLISVVCFVVLVVSYAVILVSLRQQISKGRRKALSTCAAHLTVVTLFLGHCIFIYSRPSTSLPEDKVVSVFFTAVTPLLNAIIYTLRNEEMKSAFNKLVGRKERREEK